A portion of the Deinococcus hopiensis KR-140 genome contains these proteins:
- a CDS encoding GGDEF domain-containing protein, with protein sequence MHALDPHSFGQRMGGNFVWMIFATTSAWPVFGLTALWGWRGALGGLLLSIIGRAFVGVGGSLWGVAVSAYPLILSILLGLLFYWLMSEIQTLYKKLHETSLVDPMTGLFNRRALNVDFGNAVSLAVRERQPVLFSSWDVNGLKAVNDLQGHAAGDAFLLSFVVALRQSTASSDRLYRVGGDEFVGLHVGSDAGYELYEKVKAVFPAVAAGWVLLEGHGLEDAMAEADQRLYACKAADRTSEERRVDHAPQPRFGWK encoded by the coding sequence TTGCATGCCCTTGATCCACATTCATTTGGCCAGCGCATGGGCGGGAATTTCGTCTGGATGATTTTCGCCACAACCAGTGCGTGGCCCGTCTTTGGACTCACGGCCCTCTGGGGGTGGCGTGGAGCGCTCGGCGGCTTGCTCCTTTCCATAATTGGAAGGGCCTTCGTCGGTGTCGGTGGATCCCTGTGGGGAGTGGCTGTATCTGCTTACCCGTTGATCCTCTCCATCCTGCTGGGGCTGCTCTTTTACTGGCTTATGTCCGAAATTCAGACGCTTTATAAGAAATTGCATGAGACGTCTCTGGTAGACCCTATGACAGGCCTGTTCAACCGGCGTGCTCTGAACGTCGACTTCGGGAACGCCGTCTCCCTGGCGGTTCGGGAACGACAGCCCGTTCTATTTTCCTCTTGGGATGTCAACGGACTGAAGGCCGTGAATGACCTCCAGGGACACGCCGCTGGCGACGCCTTTCTGCTGTCATTTGTGGTGGCGTTGCGTCAGTCCACGGCATCAAGTGACCGCCTCTACCGTGTGGGAGGGGATGAGTTCGTTGGCCTTCACGTGGGTTCAGATGCTGGCTATGAACTCTACGAAAAGGTGAAGGCGGTGTTTCCAGCAGTCGCTGCGGGGTGGGTGTTGCTTGAAGGTCACGGGCTTGAAGACGCGATGGCAGAGGCTGACCAAAGACTCTATGCCTGCAAGGCAGCCGATCGTACGTCGGAGGAGAGGCGCGTCGATCACGCTCCTCAACCTCGGTTCGGATGGAAGTAA